GGATTAACGGCCCTTCTGCTCGAAAGAccagattttttataattcgagatttattataaagttttgatcaaaatactttctacataattttttaaattatatttttattaatattttattctaatatataaaaataaaaattttttcaatcatctacactttttCTCgtacttatatttattatagttttaaataataatttaaaaataatttaattaattatgaaaatattaaaaaattaattttaaaaatattatcatatccacaaaaaaataatttaaatttttatttaaaatattcactagattaatagttcaaaacataggaaaaaaatattaagtagtaaaatttgtaaatggaagtgagagaaaaaagtaataaaaaaataatagagaaatattattttaatataatagagaaatgataggaaatgagatgtaggaagtttttgaaagatagtaaatttaagaaaaaattttagaaaatgtactttttaactaaattacaagaaattttaTGGGGAATAGGATGTGAATGCTATTAGCTTTTCACCCAGCGTTTATATATGGGGTTTAAGAAAGTTCGAATTGGCTTCTGATTTTCTGAAACTTCCAACTCTTTTTCTGGATTTTTTAGTTTCCGAAGACTGGAAGGTTCTGATGGCTTCCTGTGAGTCTCTCCCTCTATATCTCTATTTGAAATCCCAAAGGACAGTACTATTGGACCATGCATATTTTGTTTCACTTGGTATCTTTCTACTTTTTATTTCATCATCTTTGATTCTTTGCATGTGGGAAAATGGGTATTTATTCTATcaaatttgtattatatttgaAGATTGTATTGTTGAGTTTCTGTGAgttgttttattaaaattgtGAGCAGTGGACTCAGTAAAATAACAAGGCACAAGTAAATTAATGtacatttgaattttttattccgAAGTTGTATCATGGTCATCACCCGCTGAATTTCCTTTTCCCGCTCTTTcgattttttgtaaaaaatattggaTGCGGAGATTGaactttttcaccatttttggtaGGAGTGAgattttcattaataaaatagcAAGAACAATGCCATATGGAAGAATAAAGTAAACAGCAGCAAAACAAACTTCATTGGCTCAACCCAATCTATGGTTAAAATGCATGAGTTTCTGAATGAAACCAATATAGTTTTTCTCTAGTGTGGAAACTATATTGGTATCATGCAATATAGTGGCATAAAAAACTAGTTTTTATGAATATTAGTGTAAAGAAGTGTTAATAGGAAGTTGATAAAGTAGTGTGAGCAGTACTGTAGTGCTAGcaataatcattttattattgaaaCTTCAATAATCTTTTTAATTCATAATATAGTTatccaaaaacaagaaaaatgattctTCTGTAGCTTGAATATTTCCCTCCTTTGGATACAAGAGCTATGAATAATTGACCTAAACATACTCTGAAAGCTACCACAAACAGTTTCCCTTGGACTGAAGAGGCTAGTTGTTGTGAGAGCATGACTAGTTTGTAGCCCTATATACTCCGAaggctcttttgtttttttctgctTTCAGTCCTATATTTGGCAGCCATTTGCTTTTGCCACTAGTTTCTAGCCAATGCGTGACTTAACCTTGAGTGGTAGAAGTAACATTCCTGAATAGATTAGtctatattcttttaaataCACACTTTGTTAAGACCTTTGTTTTACTTGGTGAAACATCAATTTTGTTAGAGCATGAAAACCTCAGAACCATTGCCATTTCTCATGTCTTTGTTTTTTCAACCTTCATGTGGTACTTATGCTTGCCATAATTTGGATAGAATGAGTGCATCACTTGCAATTCATACTGTTTCTCAAGTCATCTACTCTATTCCTTTggcaaaatatatatgattgcaCTCATTTGTATGCATGGATCAATCCAGGGACAATGCTTAgaaaaatgtataatatttaaGGTAGCTTGGGaacttcaaatcttaaaatttcACTCTTGGACTTGGGTAAAGCGACGGGTGGCATTTTAAAACAGTTTGGCATAAGAACTTGGACAGGGAAGAAAACACCGCAATTTGCAGGGTCAACACTACTAATTTCACAACAGTCGGTGAAAGCACAAACTGTGCAATGTGGTCCATCTTTAGAAATCAAGTATAAGTCCTTTTAGTCAactaattattttctttattttattagttaattatTCACTTTGCCATCCTGCACATGAAATTATCTCCAAACATAAACAGATCATGCATACCTATAGGCACAAGGTTCTTGATACAGTCCATGTTTGACATCTATAGTGGATGCAATGCTTTTGAGAAATTTTCCCTCCCATGGACGAAATCATATACATGCattcaaacatacataaatttCTACGTCAGTTTTCCTTCTGTTTGTAAACTGATAGTATCTTGCTTACCTTCTTTTGGCACATAAGTTAATTACCTAGACTTTGTGAACTAATTAAAATCTGAAACTGTTCCGTTTATTCACCTGTATACAACATTTTTTTCAGTCTAGTTCATTCCAAGGATTGCTGTAGAATTAATGTggtagtattattttatattgcaTAATGTGACACTCCTAATACACCTTTTTCCATAAACCTCCACCTCCCCCAGGTCCTACTCCTCTCAATGTAATTGCAATGGCTGAAGCTCCTGCAAATGGATCTTTTTCGATCGACACCAGCGTTAGCTATCTCCAAGCCAGTACCTTCTTCAGAGGGTATTCAGACATTCCTAGAAAAAGCTGCAGATGAAGGCTTGGTCATCTTTCAGTCTCCaaagatgataataataatgtaaCACCCCCTTCTCGTTGGATTGGGAATGCTACATTATAAAATTACATAGCACCATGTATTAGAGATCCATAAACATTAAAACCTTAAAACCATAACTTAACTATTATTAAACCATAGCGAGGAATGTTACAAAGTTCAATAAACTGAAGTTAAACAATATCTTTGATGTCAATACATCATCATCGCCCAAAAGCCTAAGGTTTGGTATCTACCATTGGTTCTGGCTTACTGGCTCATCCTCGTCTTCTTCGCATtggaaatttgataaaaagaataaaataaaataaaataaaaatttgaataccCAATAAATAGTACATCATactgtaaaaaaattttgaatcaggacataaaaatctcaatgcctctctgttgaacccaaggtttcaagatttgtgtaattatatatttacacatggattttgatgataacaaatgaattcaaagaataaagaagtctcaaactcaagttgtctacacaattgagtcaagcacatcaaggaaacgagtataagcaagaagggaacaagttcacattaaaattatagagtaatgttgtaaatctcttaaaaattcgaaattaggattaaggctcaaaattaatattttatcataaagcattaaaatacattttccacatgtgcatgaatatttttaaaaattaaatttgaaaattttgaaagatgattgattgtcatcttttacatgtgcatgccttgattaaatggttgaactttgaaaatattaaagatgattgattgtcatctttcatatgtgcatgttttatttgaatattttcaaaagtgattgatactttttttgacttatgcaaaaggtagatgattttgtttgaattttttgaaaagtaaagtgtgctccttttgtcatatgcaaaaagtaaaatattaggtttgatttatttgaaaagaaaagtgtgctccttttgtcatatgccaaaagtaaaagattaggtttgatttgtttgaaaagaaaagtgtgctccttttgtcatatgtcaaaagtaaaatattaggtttgagatttttgaaaaatgaacgatgttgtctttgacaattgaaaaagaagaacattttatttgaatttttttaaaaaaatgaatgatgttatctttaacATCATCGTTGAAATAACAAATCATAATTGAATTGAAAAACAGATCTCTGTACGTtgaaataacaatatatattgtgaacgtcGAAGGTGAATTTACATTGGAATGACATAATGGATTTGCACAAAGTTAGcgttttttataatattatatatttggtaGAAagtatatatttctatatatttgatCTCTGAAGCGTCAAGATTTTGATATTACGTCTCCGGAAAAACCAGAAAAGATATCGATATTATGTCTAAGAaacacatgatgatgatgatgagtggATGTTATGTAATTAGCGATAAACCCGGCCTCTGTTAATTtcctttctgttttctttttggaGATGGCTCTGTAGTCTGTACTTTAAAGTTGACTATATGAAGATTAATTCTGAACAGTTATTTCAGTTATAGGACCCCAAAAACACACGTACGGGTTGTCTGCTTTGAACAGCTGATCATTGGGTGCAACGTCGTggtcaattaattatatatggttcGCTAATGTCGATTTCATTTGGATTCCTTCCCCCTTCTCAATTATCAACAACATCGAGGGATTTGTGTATAGATTAACAATGTGATCATAAAATAACAAACCATATActaataaaagtttttttttttttttcttgccacTACACCAAGAAGATCTGTTTGAATTACAGGAAGTGCTACAAAAGATGGGAAATTTAACAGTAAAGACAGAACGTCATAAAATCTGCAGCATGCATGAACGGGGGGGACAAGCCAGCTAGAAAAATTGCAGACAAAAACCTACTCCAATTAGCTATATTATAGTTAAATAACACCAAACGTTCTAGCCTTTTCATTTCCTCCATACAATGATACACATGATAAGAAAACAGAAGAAGAAAACGACGAAGAAGACGAAGAGGAGATTACATaaacaaaggaaagaaaacCTTTTGCAACCACCTCACATAGAGATAGATAAGACATGCTTATAATAACACgcacgcgcgcgcgcgcacacacgcacacacacacacatatatatatatatatatatatatataaaccaaaacCAATATAGAAGGAAAACCCACCatacatattaattaaagtCAAGTTTTAAACGGAGGAAATCTTGCAAGCCCTGATTATTCAACAATCCCATGCATGTTCTGTCAATAGCATATAGTAATCAATCACCATATTATATCGTGATcacctttttttctctctcttccgcGCATGCAGTTGAAGTTCTTCAATCAGTGATCCTGGCACAGTGAGTAATGGCGCTGCAACCACGTCTGTAAGGATTAGCCTTTTGCCTGTTTTGACAGTTGTAGTAGGATTGGCCGCGGCGGCCACAGGGAACGGCGTTGGCCCTGAGAGCTCCATAGCTAATGTACTTCCGCTGGGCAAGATGCCGGGCATGAAGAGAAGCCATCAACGATTCATTTTCCTCTCCAATGCAGACCCCCACTTCACTATTGCAGGAGCCCGCAGTGCCAACTTTTGTGAGACCCCAGCGGGTGGCATCATGGAGTGAAGATGACTCGGCCACCACGGCCAAGGCAAGGACGAGGAATATCAGCCAAGGCTTATATTCCATTCTCAGATACTTACTTTGTAGCAAAAGATATGGTCAAACTCGTGAGCTTTTAGCtatgggggagagagagaaagagagaggggggggggctGCTATAGGCAATTTATGCCCGGTCACTGCCCTTCCTGTAAGAGGAGAGGGAGGGACGAGGATATAGATGCAAACAAATTAAAGGTGGTAGGGTTGTAAGGTTAACGGAATAAAAGAGGAAGAGTTCTCGGAATGGGAAGGGTGAGTTTTGATTTTGGGGCTATGTTTTCTGTGATTTAACGCAATTTTGGGCAGCTACCCGTTTCTTGCTCCTTGTTTATCTGTTTTCTGGTTTTCGTGATTATAAATAGAGATTGCTCTTGTTACTTTGGGTGCGTGCATGCTTGGAGGCCAACTATTCTTACAACCATCAATGCCTATACTTAGAATTTAGAAACTAAATTTCCAGGGTCATGGGCCAATTAAGAGGATCATCACGCTAGATTTgtcaagatataaaataaataataaaatctatctctTCTTATCTACTTAAACTTTTGATATAAGTGATGATTTCACATAGTATTAAAGCATAAGTCTTGAGTTCGAATCCAGactttacactattttctatttaattaaatatttcacatgtTGAGCCATCCATTGAGAAAAAATTTGACTCACGTGTGAAAGaaagtgttaagatataaaatatataataaaatctatattttcccATCAGGTTAACATTTTGAAATAAGTGATGATTTCATATTATTCCCCCTTGACAACTTAGGATTAATTAGGCTTtactacatatatacatacatatacatatatatatatatatatatatatatataaatcttgaTCATAACTACTATTTTCCTTTGGTGTCTATCGTAGAGAAAGTTTTACTTGTCAAAATCAAGATTAGGCGGGAACATGTAGGGAGGTTGTCATGGGCAAAGAAATAATAGATTagtgaataaaatattaccaAGTAATTACGTACCAACTCATGATATTTAAGAAACTTTcgtataatgaataaaataatgaataatactCTCTAgatcattaataaatattttaaagctCACTTGATGCATTTATCCCACTTCCACTTCAACCATCAAATTCGAACAATAATTTGAAGGGCCGACTCTAATTGACCCCTTCGGCCCCTTCTAACCCAAAAGATCCCTGTTTGATTCAAATCACAATCCAAATATTTTCAGCCTTTATGAAGGAATTAAGAGGAATCAACTTTCGATGAGAAACATAATCTAAGGCTTGGGTAACAAGAATTTTGTACTTGAGGCATTAATCTATCCACCCCCAGCCTTCTCATGATGTCTATCTTGATTCTCAGACCAGATGGATCgatctatttttataaagaaaaatattttagttataaagtgattatataaaagtaattctataaactaatatgatttaattgacatgatttgtcaaattataaaattatttttattataaaatagatccaaCAAATCACGTGAAGTCTCATtagtttgtgagattatttttatataatcactttaTGATTGTAGCACTCCTATTTTATAAATGAACGAAATTatccacaaaacaaaaaagctcCTGCAAGCACCTCAAGAAACCGAAGAGTGATTAAATGGTAGTTTAGTAATTTCCAAAAAATAGTGTTAAATGTATTTACACTTTTACTtctactttaatttataaaattcattttattagttttttattaattgaaattttaaattttaaatttcatgatttttaatatattattaactgACATGTGGATTAATAAGTTTTTCTTAAGTAATTTCccatttctaattaatttttttctaaattatttttcccatttctaattaatttttttgaaaccaCAGGCCATATGTAGTTGCTGTGCTCACAGCCCAACCCTCAACAATTGTCTCGATCTTTCTTATAATTGTAATAAATCCAAGTTACAAGCCCAGTTCACAAATTATGTGTTCTGACAGTTCCTCCAAATAGCTGACAAATTTTGTAGGCAATTTGGGATCCTCAAAGGAAGAGAGTTGAGGAAAGCATCTACATCTCAACAAAGCTTCATACTTTATTggaagtttatttttttctttttaaaatgtgTACCTCCTATTATCTCATTATGCACGGACGATACTATCTaggttagaaaaatattttagtccataaaaataaatttataaattgatgtagatTGATGTgctacgtcagattgtaaagtaatttttattataaaataaatttgataaattctataaaaccacatcagtttattaatttattttgtataatttttttggaaaaCACTAAGGCCACCGTTggcccaattttttttcttaatgattaagaaatatttttttaatattattataatttttttatatttttttaaaatttttaaaactattaaaaaatgatttaaaaaaacaaaaaaacaaaatttttttttttgcctaacaTTGGCAGGAGCCACCAACGGTGCCTGTAACACcatccaatttttttatatttgtaactcTCTCATTTTGAAGATTGTTTTtgccattttaaaaaaattctcacattaaattatgtatctttgagtcaaaataataataaaatattatttttattattattaattatatatatattttttgcaatTAGCACCCATTATATACATATTTGAcattaataatacaaatataataataaaaaatataaaaaatgattaaaaatataatatattataataatgaaatgaagatGAAGGTGAAGGCAAAATTCTCATGTTGTTGAGGGAGAGAAAAGATGAAAGGGttgtgagagagagtgagaggaaagattaaaaaaatatttgacgagtaaatagtatatttttaaagatgttGAAATGTTTATAACTACGTaaaattttaaaggaaaatgatatggaTCCCATGGGGATCTTGTTGGAGCATTccgctccttttttttttatatatatatatatagtcttttTATATGGTGATTAAGAAagttttgtttaataatattatgaattttttttaaatatttaaaagtgttaaaaataatgtaaaaaaaatacttttaaatatttctttgcTCACTGTTCTAGCAAAGAAAGATGCTTGATTGTGCTTGTCACGCGCGGATGTTGTTGATGGCTTATAATTAGCTCCGTTGACATTATGACCTCTTCGGCTGAGTAGCCAGATGTCCTTTCTCTTTCAAAGTTTCTGCACTTggatatttctttcattttcaaccttaattcttttttctttttaaccaaACATTTCATTAAAGATAAACCAAAGAACTTGATCAGCGCAAGCAAGTACATAATTCCACTAAATTCCAAGTATAACAAGTCAAGCTATCAACCACCCCGTTTCCAAGCGAGGTAATTGTTAAATTTTGACCTGTTAAAACCTTTGCATCAATTTTCAACCTTAATTCTATGTgtgtatatacacacacacgagGGTATTAGAGCATCGAAAACATCTCTCAAAAATACATCTCAATCctgcatttcatttttttactttttatttttatatatttttttaatcaccataaaaatttttaaaaaaattacaacattatttaaaaaaatttccttatgattaagttaaaaaacaagaaaaaaaaaaatttcaagacaCACGTTCGGAATActatttggtatttttttataaagtagtGATAGGTTTattactcatttattattttaaatttattatttttattttattttattttattttaagtatttttttaacattcttaatcattaaaaaataattaaaaaaatataactttattaatatttaatttttttaattattaagtaaaattaaaaattaaaaaaattaaatataaaaaaaaataatagataaattataGTGGAGTAGTAACTCGgtcattttcctttctcataTACACACAGAATTATAAATTACCGACTTTTCTTAATTGTTGTTTTCTTTACAGAGCTTTATGGGTTTCACTCCAGGCCTTCAGGGTAAGGCAATCTTTCTGGCCTTTGACTGTGAATTTAATGCATATTTAGTTCTCAAACCTTTTTTAATACTGAAAGTTCTTCACTTTCCTGCTATGGTTATTGGATTGGGtaagttttttaaattatgatatAAACAAACTGTTTCAAAGAACTGGGTTTCGATTAAAAGACTGGGTTGTCTTTTATAAGTTCGACGAACTCCCTTCAAGGAAACTGGGTCTTAAGAGACTTGGGCTCTGATTGTTACGGATTCTGATCTGAAATGTTATCTTTGCTAATGGTGGTGATCTTTGCAGAATGGGCACAATTCGTTGGAGATTTCAAGTTTATTTGTTAGGTTGAAATGAATTCTGGTTGAAATTTGGTGGAACTTGGTGGATCGTGGTGGCAGGCTTAGTCAGTTGGAAACATTTTTTGTGGTTTTCTTGATAATCCAGATTTAAGTTCCTAAGTCAGCCGCACACCTTTTTTCTATGGTTGATTTTTTCTTGTTGTGTGGATTCGTAGTTAACTCCGCAAGAGACAGTAATGGAGAAATTGGAGTTTCCTAGAAGAGGTGATTCGAATGCTACGGAGAACTTAAGAGAATAATTTCCTATTCATCATCCGACTTATACAAATCATTGTATCACTGTTACTGGTTCAACTCCATATCTGGGTGAGCACCgtttgttttcaattttgttAGAACGTTAGAACCCATGATTACTCGTCATGAGTGATGTTAAGGAAATCTGTGTCATTCGTTTCACGTTGGATCATTATTAGGGTGTCATCTAGGTTTTTGGGATTACTTCGATCCTTGTTTTGAGGACATTTGTTTGATAGGCGAAAATATGGAAACATGGGTGGCATGCTAGCTCATGCAGCAATGGATGCGTTACAAGTTGTTTCGTCAGCAACACAATTAGTGTCGAGTATGGTGGGGGCTGTTGCTGCGTTGGAGCAAGCCTCTAGGGATCTTGAAGAAGCTCCGAAGAAAATCAAAAGACTAGAGGAGTTTGTGTATGATCTCGAGAATTTGACTCGCAGAATCAAGCAAAAGCATGTCTCCAAGCTTCATGACCCTCGATTAGATAAGCAAATTCAAAGCTTAAATGCCCTGGTGGAAAGGCTTCATCCAAACATCATGAAGGCAAGAAGGATTGTGTCAAGAAGCAAGTTCAAGAACTTGGCTAAGATAGTGTGGAATTCTATGGCTGGGGACCCACTCGGGAAAGTAGTACATACAATCAAGGGTGACTTAAACTGGTGGCTTGACTCTCAAATATTGGTGCAAAATGTTGAGAAGGTGATAGAATCCACTGCACAAGACATCCCAGTTCGGTTAAAGATAAATAATGAACAAGGTTACCCGATATCTAGTAAGTGTAACTTCATAAGCAATTTACTAGAGCAGGAGGGTTCTCATCGGGTCATTCTTATTGTTGGGTTATCTGGTATTGGGAAGTCATGTATGGCTCGTCAAGTGATTTGTGATCCGCCAGCTAAATTTGTGGGTGGTGCAGTTGAGCTTTGCTTTGGGCAATGGTGCAGCAGAGCTGCCTGTAATGGAAACAAGGCCGAATATCAGAGCCGATTAGCtcgaaaattttgtaaatttcttGTGCAGATTGGATTTTGGAAGAAGATTAAGGATAACGCTAGAGATCTTGAATACATATGTTGCTTGCTTCAAGAAGCCTTGTACAGGAAGAGCATTTTGATCCTTCTTGATGACGTGTGGGAGCAGGACATAATTGAACGATTTACAAAACTGTATGATAATGATTGCAAATACTTAGTGACAACGAGAAATGAAGCTGTCTATGAAATTACAGAAGCTGAGAAAGTTGAGTTAGGCAAAGATGACATGAGGGAAATAAGCAAGGAAATCCTTGTGTACCATAGCCTCCTTAGCGAGGAAGAGTTGCCGGTATGAACTGAATCtctcctttttttgttttttcattagCATGTGGAAAGATGTGACTATGCCCATCATTTCATTCTGTTGATGATAAAGATACGTGCGTAACAAAAACGTGTTGATTAGATGCCTTTGGTCTTCAGGCATGTAGCATACTCTGTTGCCAATCCGATTGGTCCATAGTCTAACTCACTCAACAAGCATGACCTATAAAAGCCACATTTTGTTATGGCTCACTTTCTGGGATGCTATCAGGTATTCTATGAACTATCTGAAACACTTTTTgacccaaaaaaatataaaataagaaccACCCTCAAACGAAATGGATCAGAAGGATGAACTTGATAATTTGACAATGGCTTCAAACTTAGTTGTCATTGTAGATCCTGCAAGTCAAATGGTAAAGTGACCACCCTATTAAAGTTTGTTATCTGAAAACTTAAGCTTCTAGTGGATGTTCTTATAttcattttgttttgtaatGCTCTCATTAGATTCAATATAGATCTTGTTTGTAAACACCCCCCCCTTTCCCCCAAAAGTCTTCATATGTAGTGCCTTTACTGTTTATTTTTTCACAATTGGTTGGTTTGCTTTATGATAGATTTTGTTGTTTCATAGATTATCTCAGAAAGCTTGCTTGAGAGTTGTGGCCACCACCCTCTTACAGTTGCTGTCATGGGTAAGGCTCTCAGGAAAGAAACAAGATCTGAAAAATGGGAGAAAGCCATCACCAATTTATCCACCTTTGCCACATGTGCACCTGGTCCTGTCTCTTACGTAAATGAGAAAGAAGCTGAAAACACGCTAACCATTTTTGG
This genomic interval from Carya illinoinensis cultivar Pawnee chromosome 2, C.illinoinensisPawnee_v1, whole genome shotgun sequence contains the following:
- the LOC122301109 gene encoding protein RALF-like 19 produces the protein MEYKPWLIFLVLALAVVAESSSLHDATRWGLTKVGTAGSCNSEVGVCIGEENESLMASLHARHLAQRKYISYGALRANAVPCGRRGQSYYNCQNRQKANPYRRGCSAITHCARITD